A single genomic interval of Arachis duranensis cultivar V14167 chromosome 7, aradu.V14167.gnm2.J7QH, whole genome shotgun sequence harbors:
- the LOC107496871 gene encoding 1-aminocyclopropane-1-carboxylate oxidase-like has product MENFPVISLENVNGNERKAILDQIEDACKNWGFFELVNHGIEEELLDRVERVNKEHYRKCMEQRFKEFAASKTLLDWESTFFLRHLPESNISEVADLSDEYRDVMKEFAVTLEILAEQLLDLLCDNLGLEKGYLKNAFSGSRGPSFGTKVANYPPCPNPDLVKGLRAHTDAGGIILLLQDDKVSGLQLLKDGKWVDVPPMRHSIVVNLGDQIEVITNGKYKSVEHRVIAQTNGTRMSIASFYNPGTDAVIYPAPSLLEQKTEEGGGNQQYPKFVFEDYMKLYAALKFQAKEPRFQAMMKASLPAATA; this is encoded by the exons atggaGAACTTCCCAGTGATTAGCTTAGAGAATGTCAATGGTAACGAGAGGAAGGCTATTCTTGATCAAATTGAAGATGCTTGTAAGAATTGGGGATTCTTTGAG ttgGTGAATCATGGAATAGAAGAGGAGCTATTGGACAGAGTGGAGAGGGTAAACAAAGAGCATTATAGAAAATGCATGGAGCAGAGGTTCAAGGAGTTTGCGGCAAGCAAGACCTTATTGGATTGGGAGAGCACCTTCTTCTTGCGCCATCTTCCAGAATCTAACATCTCTGAGGTCGCTGATCTCAGTGATGAGTACAGAGATGTAATGAAGGAGTTTGCAGTGACACTGGAAATTCTTGCAGAGCAGCTGCTTGATCTTTTGTGTGACAATCTTGGATTGGAGAAGGGCTATCTCAAAAACGCCTTTTCTGGATCAAGAGGTCCTTCTTTTGGGACTAAGGTTGCTAACTACCCTCCATGCCCTAACCCTGACCTTGTTAAGGGTCTCCGGGCCCATACCGATGCCGGCGGCATCATCCTTCTCTTGCAGGATGACAAGGTCAGCGGCCTCCAGCTTCTCAAGGATGGCAAGTGGGTGGATGTTCCGCCCATGCGCCACTCCATTGTTGTTAATCTTGGTGACCAAATTGAG GTGATCACAAATGGAAAATACAAGAGTGTGGAGCACCGTGTGATAGCACAAACAAATGGGACAAGGATGTCCATAGCATCATTCTACAACCCTGGAACTGATGCTGTGATATACCCTGCACCATCATTGTTGGAACAAAAGacagaagaaggaggaggaaaccAACAATACCCAAAGTTTGTGTTTGAGGACTACATGAAGCTCTATGCTGCACTCAAGTTTCAGGCAAAGGAGCCAAGATTCCAAGCCATGATGAAGGCTTCACTTCCTGCTGCAACAGCATAA
- the LOC107496872 gene encoding LOW QUALITY PROTEIN: 1-aminocyclopropane-1-carboxylate oxidase-like (The sequence of the model RefSeq protein was modified relative to this genomic sequence to represent the inferred CDS: inserted 1 base in 1 codon): MENFPVISLENVNGNERKAILDQIEDACKNWGFFELVNHGIEEELLDRVERVNKEHYRKCMEQRFKEFAASKALLDWESTFXLRHLPESNISEVPDLSDEYKDVMKEFAVKLEILAEQLLDLLCDNLGLEKGYLKNGFSGSRGPSFGTKVANYPPCPNPDLVKGLRAHTDAGGIILLLQDDKVSGLQLLKDGKWVDVPPMRHSIVVNLGDQIEVITNGKYKSVEHRVIAQTNGTRMSIASFYNPGSDAVIYPAPSLLEQKTEEGGNKEYPKFVFEDYMKLYAALKFQAKEPRFQAMMSVVEA; encoded by the exons atGGAGAACTTCCCAGTGATTAGCTTAGAGAATGTCAATGGTAACGAGAGGAAAGCTATTCTTGATCAAATTGAAGATGCTTGTAAGAACTGGGGATTCTTTGAG ttggtGAATCATGGAATAGAAGAGGAGTTATTGGACAGAGTGGAGAGGGTAAACAAAGAGCATTATAGAAAATGCATGGAGCAGAGGTTCAAGGAGTTTGCGGCAAGCAAGGCCTTATTGGATTGGGAGAGCACCT TCTTGCGCCATCTTCCAGAATCTAACATCTCTGAGGTTCCTGATCTCAGTGATGAGTACAAAGATGTAATGAAAGAGTTTGCAGTAAAGCTGGAGATTCTTGCAGAGCAGCTGCTTGATCTTTTGTGTGACAATCTTGGATTGGAGAAGGGCTATCTCAAAAACGGTTTTTCTGGATCAAGGGGTCCTTCTTTTGGGACTAAGGTTGCTAACTATCCTCCGTGCCCCAATCCTGACCTTGTTAAGGGTCTCCGGGCCCACACCGATGCCGGCGGCATCATCCTTCTCTTGCAGGATGACAAGGTCAGCGGCCTCCAGCTTCTCAAGGATGGAAAATGGGTGGATGTTCCGCCCATGCGCCACTCCATTGTTGTTAATCTTGGTGAccaaattgag GTGATCACAAATGGAAAATACAAGAGTGTGGAGCACCGTGTGATAGCACAAACAAATGGAACAAGGATGTCTATAGCATCATTCTACAACCCTGGAAGTGATGCTGTGATATACCCTGCACCATCATTGTTGGAACAAAAGACAGAAGAAGGAGGAAACAAAGAATACCCAAAGTTTGTGTTTGAGGACTACATGAAGCTCTATGCTGCACTTAAATTCCAAGCTAAGGAGCCAAGATTCCAAGCCATGATGAGCGTTGTAGAAGCTTAA
- the LOC107496823 gene encoding uncharacterized protein LOC107496823, translating to MAAEVGESSGGGAKPAVRESRREKLTKYRAGKLAERTLEGKWNKVVEMYTKYPGAQTHRIAEDNDNTALHVAVDLKKEQVVKELVEAIIKFEGAGDEEALRVQNKNGDTPLHLAASRGFTKICMYIIGESEERMHLLRLENKKGETPFFLAALNWNAHAFAYLSSVADNLLWNSNELADDTRRLVTRGTGEDINQRESILHCAINRECFDLAFIIARNYTFLTMHAHNGITPLHVLAKRPSAFKSTTKLSFLKQMLYHIMPVGKLDADKEMEKYRKEIQRLQLSNGSKKIGEKKARSWLLGKLLRNYLPGQRHEYDEENASKCFGKCRAGFLPPNYDTFLQFLKSVYVHSSLSRLVDAFSEVRGTKQKHVWSDQLLSKLMENPFQAFTGMGGEEPTHEPDEWSYFDPDEDIFKDIVGRNMENSPKPENSTSQNPSDTRGGAPTDQNDPKEGTKSGDLVLKCCDCVISNVKNTEDCERMKPMRPQLLMKCGCGRADCKSNIAAAIAVADHSTEDASDDDSKKETPYLLAAKHGIIEMVTMIQQKIPSVIHTTNAKNQNVLLVAVKNRQPQVVLELKKKSEAEVWDNLVIGVDNDDNTLLHLAAQGLKGDKSWQIAGSALQMMWDIKWYQYMKKIVPRHCHFRSNKDSKTAGQIFNTSHQELIQEASQWLKDTSESCSVVAALVAGVSFATAGNVPGGYDNGEPPLEGQPAFEVFALASLVGLCFSVTGLIMFLSILTSRKVAKDFRRSLPLKLLAGLSSLFVSIITMFVSFCSGHFFLVNHKYKSILFPLYAATSIPVAFYALAQFPLYLDLLRAILTTVPTASDVGEVL from the exons ATGGCCGCAGAAGTAGGAGAGAGTAGTGGTGGTGGTGCAAAACCTGCAGTAAGAGAAAGCCGGCgtgaaaaactaacaaaatatagAGCTGGGAAGCTAGCTGAGCGGACATTGGAAGGCAAATGGAACAAGGTTGTTGAGATGTACACAAAATACCCGGGAGCTCAGACGCACAGGATCGCCGAGGACAACGACAACACTGCCTTGCACGTCGCGGTCGACTTGAAGAAAGAACAAGTAGTGAAGGAGCTGGTGGAAGCAATCATCAAATTCGAGGGAGCAGGGGATGAAGAAGCCCTAAGAGTGCAGAATAAAAACGGGGACACCCCGTTACACCTTGCAGCGTCAAGGGGTTTCACAAAGATATGCATGTACATCATAGGGGAGAGTGAGGAGAGGATGCATTTGTTGAGATTGGAGAACAAGAAAGGTGAGACACCTTTCTTTCTAGCTGCACTCAACTGGAACGCACATGCCTTTGCCTACCTCTCCTCCGTCGCCGATAACCTCCTCTGGAACAGTAACGAACTTGCTGATGATACTCGACGTCTCGTTACACGTGGCACCGGCGAAGACATAAACCAAAGAGAGAGCATCCTTCACTGTGCCATCAACAGAGAATGTTTCG ATTTGGCATTCATAATAGCCCGTAACTACACTTTCCTTACTATGCATGCCCATAATGGAATCACCCCGCTCCACGTTCTTGCCAAAAGACCCTCAGCGTTCAAAAGTACAACAAAACTTTCATTCCTCAAGCAAATGCTCTACCACA TTATGCCAGTAGGAAAACTAGATGCTGACAAGGAAATGGAAAAATACAGGAAAGAGATTCAACGGCTTCAATTATCCAATGGCTCAAAGAAAATAG GGGAAAAAAAGGCACGTAGTTGGCTATTAGGTAAATTACTACGTAATTATTTGCCgggacaaaggcatgagtaTGACGAAGAAAACGCTTCCAAGTGCTTTGGAAAATGTAGAGCTGGATTTTTGCCACCAAATTATGATACCTTTCTACAATTCCTCAAATCAGTATACGTGCATTCTTCCCTTAGCCGTTTGGTAGATG CGTTCTCGGAGGTAAGAGGAACAAAGCAGAAGCACGTATGGAGTGATCAACTCTTGAGTAAACTCATGGAAAACCCTTTCCAAGCGTTCACCGGAATGGGGGGAGAAGAACCTACTCATGAGCCTGATGAATGGAGTTATTTTGACCCTGATGAAGACATATTCAAGGATATTGTGGGACGGAATATGG AGAATTCGCCAAAACCAGAAAATAGTACTTCTCAAAATCCGAGTGATACAAGAGGAGGGGCTCCAACTGATCAAAATGACCCAAAGGAGGGAACTAAATCTGGCGACTTGGTTTTAAAATGTTGTGATTGTGTCATCTCTAATGTGAAGAATACAGAAGATTGTGAAAGAATGAAACCAATGAGGCCACAATTATTGATGAAATGTGGCTGCGGTAGAGCTGACTGTAAAAGCAATATTGCAGCCGCAATTGCGGTTGCAGATCACAGTACAGAAGATGCAAGTGATGATGATAGTAAAAAGGAGACACCATATTTATTAGCAGCGAAGCATGGTATTATTGAAATGGTGACCATGATTCAACAAAAAATACCTAGTGTTATCCATACCACCAACGCAAAGAATCAAAATGTGTTGCTTGTGGCGGTCAAAAATAGGCAACCCCAAGTTGTTCTGGAACTCAAAAAGAAATCAGAAGCAGAAGTTTGGGACAACTTAGTTATTGGAGTGGATAATGATGACAACACATTGTTGCACTTGGCTGCTCAGGGTTTAAAAGGAGACAAATCTTGGCAAATAGCTGGCTCTGCTTTGCAAATGATGTGGGATATCAAGTGGTACCAG tatatgaaaaaaattgtgCCACGGCATTGCCACTTCAGAAGCAACAAGGATTCAAAAACGGCAGGACAAATCTTCAACACATCACACCAGGAGCTCATCCAAGAGGCTAGCCAGTGGCTGAAGGATACATCGGAATCTTGCTCCGTTGTGGCGGCTCTCGTCGCCGGTGTTTCCTTTGCCACAGCTGGAAATGTCCCCGGTGGCTACGATAATGGCGAGCCACCACTAGAGGGACAACCTGCATTCGAGGTATTCGCCCTGGCTTCTCTTGTTGGACTATGTTTCTCCGTCACCGGACTCATAATGTTCCTTTCCATCCTCACCTCAAGGAAGGTGGCCAAAGATTTTCGAAGGAGTTTGCCACTGAAACTCCTTGCAGGGCTGAGTTCTCTGTTTGTTTCCATCATAACCATGTTTGTGTCCTTCTGCTCTGgccatttttttcttgttaacCACAAATACAAGTCAATCCTGTTCCCTTTATACGCTGCCACTTCCATACCTGTCGCTTTCTATGCCTTGGCTCAGTTTCCACTCTACCTTGATCTTCTCAGAGCTATTCTTACTACTGTTCCAACGGCAAGTGATGTAGGTGAAGTTCTCTGA
- the LOC127739687 gene encoding uncharacterized protein LOC127739687: MERKHLLRLENKKGETPFFLAALNWHKHCFAYLSCVLKQMENDVDILILMTRGSQTDKEKRKGESILHCAINRECFDLAFILASKHPFLTRYAHNGITPLHLLAKRPSAFQSTTKLSHCKQLLYHDAKKEKEKCNDEIKWLPLSNSSKKKEDQLHDQVLAYSQHLAQGR; the protein is encoded by the exons ATGGAGAGGAAGCATTTGTTGAGATTGGAGAACAAGAAAGGGGAGACGCCTTTCTTTCTAGCTGCACTCAACTGGCACAAACACTGCTTTGCTTACCTCTCTTGTGTGCTCAAACAAATGGAAAACGATGTTGATATTTTAATCCTCATGACTCGCGGCTCCCAAACAGACAAAGAAAAACGAAAAGGAGAGAGCATTCTTCACTGTGCCATCAACAGAGAATGTTTCG ATTTGGCTTTCATATTAGCCAGTAAGCATCCTTTCCTTACTAGGTATGCCCATAATGGAATCACTCCACTCCATCTTCTTGCCAAAAGACCCTCAGCCTTCCAAAGTACAACCAAACTTTCACACTGCAAGCAACTGCTCTATCACG ATGCTaagaaggaaaaggaaaaatgCAACGACGAGATTAAATGGCTTCCATTATCTAACAGCTCAAAGAAAAAAG AGGACCAATTGCATGATCAGGTGTTAGCATACTCACAACACCTAGCACAAGGACGTTGA
- the LOC107496888 gene encoding villin-2-like, whose amino-acid sequence MCMSMFQNELPYGLFPDAMQVQGNSFQKKVTLLFGIRHAVEEKSNGPSQGGPRQRAEALAVLSNAFNSSSDMTSSMS is encoded by the exons ATGTGCATGTCCATGTTTCAAAATGAGCTACCTTATGGATTATTTCCTGATGCAATGCAGGTTCAGGGGAACTCTTTCCAGAAAAAGGTGACATTACTCTTCGGGATTCGCCATGCTGTAGAG GAAAAGTCTAATGGGCCAAGTCAAGGGGGACCAAGACAAAGAGCTGAAGCTTTGGCTGTCTTGTCTAATGCCTTTAATTCATCTTCTGATATGACATCCAGTATG TCATAG